TAAATGGATCCAAGCTCTTGCTGGAAAGTCACTTTTTTAAGTTTTTCATTGAAATCTTCAAGCTTGGACTTGAGATCGACTTGATAGAGGAAAACGCCATCGGATAAGCGCGCCGATATGACTTTTTGATTATTACTGCGCACTTCATCGTTCACTTTATTATCTGCCGTAATCACAAAGATATTTTTGAGATGTCCGTCTTTATCTTGTAGAGGGAAATAGCGTTGGTGCTCGATCATTTCCGAGACTAAAAGTTCTTTTGGAGCGATTAAGAACTTCTCATCAAAAGAAGCGTAGGTCAATTCAGGCCATTCCGTTAAATATAAAACTTCCTTCATCACGCGGTTAAGATCGACGGCTTTTGTCTTTGTTTCTTTTTCAATCTCATGTAATTGGGCTAGAATATAATTTTTTCTCTCTTCAATATCGGCAAGAACAAAGTTTTTTTGCAGTTTGACAAGGTAATCGCTTGGATGATGGATGTCAATTGAGTTAGAAGCTCTCTGTGCATGCCCATAGGAGCGCGAACCTGATTTGATGTCATTGACCCTGAATGGAATGACGTCAGTCCCAAAGAGCGCTAAAATCCATTTGATCGGGCGTGCATAAGAGATATCAAATTGGCCCCAATGCATATTTTTATCAAAAACCATCGATTGAATAAGCTGAGGAAGTTCAGTGTGGAGGATGTCAATTGTAGAGCGTTTTGCCGATGTTGTCGTAACGAAGAGATATTCGATCCCTTTTAAGATTTCAATTGAGACATTGGGATGTTTTCCCTCTCGAATGCCGGCCAATGTGAGATCATCAATAGCAAGGGCTTTAAAAAAACCTTCTCCCTGGGAAGTTAATGCTCCGGTTGAGTCAAAAGCCGTTTGAAGGGGAGGGCCTTTTCGCGTGGTCGTCTCTTCGGGTAATCCTCGGCGTAATCCTTTGACCATAACGGCAAGTCTTTGAGGTGTAGCGTAAGTGGCCGTTGATTCAAAGTTGAGTTTATAATCTTTTAACAGTTTTTTAACTTTGTTTTCGAGCATTTCGGCGCCGGGCAGGACATAGCCGGCCGGTAATTGTTCCGATCCGATTTCTAAAAGAAAGTCGTCTTTTTGCTGCGGGTCAAAATCTGTTGGGGATTGGAATGGCGCTTCTTGGGGAAGAGGGTGTTTTTCCAGATATTTGAGAAGGGGAAAGCCTTGATTAGCTCTTGTTGCGATATATTTTTCGGCGACTTGTTTTGCCAAATGACGTATGCGCAAAATAAGGCGCATTCTTTCTGTTGTTGAAATAGCTCCTCTGGCTTCGAGCATGTTAAAAGCATGAGATGCCTTGATCACAAAATCATAGGCAGGAAGAGGAAGATCGTGTTGAAGTAGATGCTGCGCCTCTTTTTCAAAATCTTCAAAATGCTTCTGCCACATATCAACAGTTGCTTGCTCAAAATTATAGGTGCTAAATTCAACTTCATTGCGATGAAATACGTCTCCATAAGTCAGCATGTGGTTGTATTGCATATCAAAGAAATTGGTTTTTTTCTGCAAAAGCATGCTAAGGCGCTCAAGTCCATAAGTGATTTCAACGGAAACGGGATTGAGAGCAATTCCTGCAACAGATTGAAAGTAGGTGAATTGTGTGATCTCCATTCCATCAATCCATACTTCCCATCCAAGTCCCCAAGCCCCTAAGGTCGGTGACTCCCAATCATCGTGGACAAAACGCACATCATGCTTTGATAGATCAAATCCTACTGCTTCTAAGGAGCGTAAATACTTTTGTTGAATATCGGATGGGGAGGGTTTTATCACGACTTGTAGCTGGTGGAAGAGCTGTGTCCGGTTGGGATTGTCGCCATATCGACCATCCTGAGGTCGTTTAGAGGGCTCGACATAAACGCATGAATAGGGCTCAGGTCCTAATACTTTTAAAAAGGTTGCGGGATTAAAGGTTCCGGCCCCTGTCTCAATGTCATGGGGTTGATGAACGATGCATCCCTCTTTTGACCAAAAATCAATGAGCTTTAAAATCATTTCTTGAAATGTTAGCATGTATCTGAATCCCTTTTAATGTATACTGCTCGTGATTCAAGAGTTGTTTTTTTTGTCGCCGGCATCCCCGCTTGATCGATTTACCTCACCTCTGCCTATTGTCAATAGCGCATCGGTTCGGTAAAGGGGCCTTCGGCCTGATCGACCATCGGTGCACCGGCTTCTAAAAACTCCAACTCTTGAATCACCCTCAGTATAATAATTTATCGCTGATTGAGATATTTCTCAAGAAAATCCCTCCAATTAGAGGGCTTGATTTGAAATTGGGGTTTTTATAAATATTTGAATGAGGTATACTGCTTCTTTGGAAGCACATAGGAGTTGATGAGTGCGGTTAGCTCTTTTTCTCACATTATTTCGATTGATCATTAGCCCTATTTTTTTAGTGGTTTACCTCTACTATAAAAATTTGGGAATTGATTTTGCGACGTTGCCTTATATTTTATTGGGTTTACTGTCTGTTTGTGAATTGTCAGATATTTTTGATGGGGTTGCGGCTCGTCATGCAAATGAAGTGACGGATCTCGGTAAAATTTTAGACCCTATCGCAGATAGCTTGGTGCGAGTCTCGTTTTTACTGGCTTTCACTCAAGGGGTTGTACAGCTTCCCCTTCTACTTGTTTTAGTCTTTGTGTATCGAGATGGGCTTATCTCTGCCCTGCGCATTGTCTGTGCCCTTCGGGGACATGCTTTGGCAGCGCGTGTTACCGGAAAATTTAAGGCGGTTGTGCAAGCCGTTGCCATTTTTGCAATCGTTGGTATGATGATTCCGTATTCCCATGGGCTAATGAAGCTCGCCGATTTCCGTCAGGTAAGCTTTTATATCGTGTTAATCACGGCATTTTATACAATGATTTCCGGGATTGAATATGTCATTGCTAATCGTCAATTCATTGGCAAAGCTTGGAAAAAAGCTTAAGAACTTGTTCAATGAGCTATTTTTTGATAGAGTTCCAAGTATTCTCGAGCAGGCTTTTCCCAGCTGACATCGATATGCATTCCGCGATACATCATTTTTTGCCAATGTTCAGGGGTTTTCCCGAAGCAGGCATCAACTCGTGTCATAATATAATCAATGGCAAATTCATTGGGGTCATTAAAAATAAATCCCGTTTCATTATCGATAACGGTATCATTGAGCCCTCCTGTTCTTCTGACAATGGGAATGGTGCCATACCGCATTCCAATTAATTGTGTCAGCCCACAGGGCTCAAAATATGAGGGGATCATGATTGCATCTGCTCCGGCATAACTCAGTCTTGCCAGTTCATCGTTAAAGCCGTATTCAATATGAATATTAGGATGGTGTTTCACTTCATCAAAAAGATGTGTGAAGGGTTCACTTGTGATCCCGCCAATTAATAGGTATTGCATATCAAATGAGATTGCTTTTTTCATTGCCTGTAGAATGAGATGGGGGGCCTTTTGAGATGCAAGGCGTGTAATTGAAATGATCAATGGGCGGTTGGAGTGAGGGAGTCCTACTTGTTGTTGCAAGTGGCGCTTATTGTGATGCTTGGCTTGCATGACCTCAATGATGGGGGCTTGCGCGCTATAATTGCGCTCAAGGGCGGTATCAGTGGAAGGATTCCATAGGTCAACATCAATGCCATTTAATATCCCGCTTAATTTATAGGAATGCTCTTTAATGATATCTTGAAGCCACCAGCCATGATCATGGGTTTGAATTTCTTTGGCATATGTGGGAGAGACAGTTGTAAAGTGATCCGCGTATAATATGCCGCTTTTGAGTAGATTATAGCGATGGTTGTCACGAGGATCGTTCATGTTCATATCGGGCGTTGGATCAAAGCCGATGGCGTTTAAATGGTGCCATGAGCAATGGCCCTGAAATTGGAGGTTGTGAATCGTTAAAAGAGAACCGGTTATACGCGTATTTAGTTGATGGTATTGTTTTTTTATTATGAGAGGAATAATGGCCGTTGGCCAATCATGTACATGGATAAAACAATCTTGATTGAAATGATTGAGGTATTCGATGGCTGCTCGACTAAAAAAAAGAAAGTTAGAGATCTCATGTGAATCATCATTTGAGTAAGGGGAATCTTGTTGGAAATATTTTTTGGGATGAGAGCATTCCAATAAGGTGAGCTTAATATCATTGACATAGAGAACGTGCGCAATCAGCGTATATTTTTGATTCCAAATGTGAAATGAAAAGGTCTTTGATTTTTCATAATCAAACGGATGTTGTATAAAAGAATATTTCGGTAGGACCACTTCAACTGAATGGCCTAAGTCATGTTGTTTTTTTGAGAGGCCGTAAACAACGTCAGCTAGTCCGCCTACTTTTGCAATCGGAGTGAATTCAGTTGAAATATGAACGATTTTCAAAAAGCCTCCTATTGATTAGCAGCCCCCGGTCAACGGAGGCCAAGCGGGCCAATCCCCCTTGCTTTAAGCGGGGGATCCCACGCGGCCAACCACTGATAGCCAATATTCCCTAACTGTCGAAAAATGGGGGCTTAAGGCTCAACATATGAAAGGAGGGATTCAAAGTCAAATGAAGTGAATATTTATTTGACCGCTTTTGAAATTGCCACTCATATCTTTTGATGAGACGGGGAGAGCGATTTCGCTCGACTCAGGTAAATCATTAATCGCTTTTCGAAAAATAAAGAATTCGGATTTATTGGATTGAACCCACTCTTGCGTTAAATTATAGGTTAACGTCTCAAAGGACATTGTCATCATTTCTTGTCCATCGCATAGATCGCGATTTTTTATTTTATCTGCAAATTTCTCTGCATTCCAACAGTTATCACACATAATGTTCACTCGGTTTTGGGTGATTGTACTAGCCGATAATTTTAAGAGTAACTCAATAAATAGCGCAAGAAATTTCTTGTCATTCCGGTTTTTTAGTTTAAACTTAAATTTTTAATAACATCGGGTCGTGATTCAAGCGTTATTTTTTTTGTGTAAAATAAGCTTGAAAATAATTGCGCCGACGAATACGATATTGCTTATCTTTTTCGTACATATTGTATGAAAAACAGGTGCTGGGGCATCGCCAAGTGGTAAGGCAGCGGTTTTTGGTACCGCCATTCGGAGGTTCGAATCCTTCTGCCCCAAACAAAAAGGCCGGATTGAAGCTTTAATCGGTCAAGAATTAAGCTATTTTCGAGGACTACACATCCTTGTCTAGCGTGCTTTTTTCATGATAAATAAGCTTAAATTCACCTTTAAAGAAGTCTTTCCAAAAGATGAGATAGGCATCCATTGATAAGATGGAAAAAAGTCCAAGGTTGGAATTAGGGGTAATTCAAGCCACTATCTCATGGAGCTTCACCTTTATTTTTGTTATTGGTGTTAGAGGGGTTTTTATTCCTATCAACCAAAATATTTATAAGAAGTTTCCATAGAAGTGTCTTATTTTCTTTCGTTCTTTTCTTAATTATCTCATGTCTCTGGATTGATAAATTATATATGTATCATTTTACGGAGAAACAATGAAACTCAAAGTCTTTAATCGCGAACATGGTAAAAGAGGACAACTAAGCGCAGTTCGTCACGAAGATCATATTCCCGCTGTTCTTTATATCAAAAATGGTGAGAACAAAGTCATTAGCGTCGACGGAAACGAGTTTATGGCTATTTTGAGATCAATTAAAAAAGGTTTTCTTTCAACGACCGTCTTTGATCTCGAAATTGATGGAAAAAAAGTCAAAGCAATTGTCAAAGATATTCAATATCACCGAACGACATATGATGTTTTACATTTAGATTTTCAAGAGCTTTATGACGATATGAAAATCAATGTAAATGTCCCTCTTGAGTTTATTGGATCAGCAGAGTGTATTGGAATTAAACTGGGTGGTTTTTTGCGTCCCGTCATGAGAAGTGTGAAGGTGCGCTGCTTTCCAAAAGATATTCCCGAATCATTCATGTTAGATATTAGTAAGCTTGGCATTAAGCAAACCAAGAGAATTAGAGATCTTGCTCTAAAAGAGGGTGTGACGATTCTTGCTGATAAAAATAACGTTTTAGCAGTGATTGCGAAATAGTGAATGGCACGCGGGATAAGTGGCTTTTAATTGTTGGGCTGGGGAATCCGGGGTCTTCGTATGATAATACGAGGCATAATATCGGGTTTCAAATCATTGATGATTTAGCAAATGAGCTTGGTTTTACTTTTAAAAAGGAAACACAGTTTAAAGCTCAAGTCGCCCGGGGAACAAGAGATGATAAGAAAGTCATCTTATTAAAGCCTCTAACCTATATGAATTTGTCCGGCCAAGCGGTGAGTGCAGTGATCAGTTTTTACAAGATTGATATTGCAGACTTGGTTGTTGTTACAGATGATGTTGAGTTGCCCTTGGGCCACTTACGCTTAAGGGCGTCGGGTGGATCCGGTGGGCATAATGGACTTAAAAGTATAAGAGAGAGATTAGGGTCGGCTCACTATCCTCGTCTCAGAATTGGAGTAGGAAGAGAAAGCCATTGCGATTTAGCTGATTATGTTCTCAAACCTTTTAAGACTGATGAAATCGAGCAGGTTAGAGAATCCATTCAGGTGGCAATTGAAGTTTTAAAACAATGGATTGATGAAGGATTTTCTTCATCTTTGAATCTCTTAACGACAAAACTGGCTTTAAAAAATAACCGCTCATAGTTAGGCATTTCGATTAGGCCACTTATGAGCGTAAAAGATAAAATTCGGAGTTAGCGAATGGCTATAAAAGAAAAAAAACATCTGTATGAAGGGATGTATATTATCAGTGCTACACTTAGCGAAGATGCCCGTCAAAAGGCTTTAGATCGCATCGTAAGTGATATTGCTGAGAAAAACGGAGAAGTTGTCAAAATTCACGACATGGGTCGTAAGAAATTTGCATACTCGATCAACGGAAGGCGTGAAGGATACTATTACTTAATTTATTTTGAAGCCCCCACACAAGTGATTGATGAATTATGGCATCAATACCATCTCAATGAGGATTTAATCCGCTTTGTGCATGTGAGAGCGAATGCTGTCATGGAAACGCTTGAATTCAAACCGTTAGAACAAGTTTAAGGAGTAGGTCATATGGATAAAAATAGAGGCAGGGGTTCAGACTCATCTTTCAAAAAAAAGAAGAGATGCCCTTTCACGGAAAAGGGGATGAAGCATATCGATTACAAAGATATCGATACTTTATGCCAGTTCATTACTGAACGTGGAAAAATTCTTCCAAGAAGAATTACTGGTGTTTCTCATTTTCATCAAAAATTATTAACAAAAGCGATCAAAAGAGCTCGTTATATTGCTCTATTACCTTTCGTTTCTAAAGATTAATTAAGTTAAGGGAAATAACAGATGCAAAATCATTTACTTCTACTCGAAGACATCGATAACCTCGCTAGGAAGGGAGATATAGTTAAAGTCAAGCCCGGCTTTGCTAGAAACTATTTACTTCCGCAAAAGAAGGCCGTTGTTGTCGATAAAAGAACACTTCGTATGCAAGAAAGATTGCGCGAAGAGAGAGCAAAACAGGCTGTTGAAGATAAAAGATCTTCTGACTTGCTCGCTAAACAATTACTCGATAAAACCTTTGAAATTAAGGTTAAAGTCGATCCGGATGGCCATATGTATGGTTCTGTTTCCGCAAATGAGATTGTTAAAATTCTTGAAAAAGAAGGTTATACAATTACAAAAAGAAATGTCAAAATGATTCATGGTATTAAGACTTTGGGAACACATCCAATTACGCTTTCTCTCAAAGAGGGCGTGGAAGCTCAATTTGCGCTTAGCGTGATCAGTGAGACGCCAATTGCTAAAAAGCCTAAAGCTCTCAAAGAGGTTGTTGCTGAAGAAGGCAATCAACCGGAAGAAACACAGAAAGAAGAAGCTCCGATTAAGTAGTTTAAATTCTTAAAGTCCGGTCCGCCATCGTTTGAAATCAACGACCGACAGGCTTCGCAAGTTTCTCCGTATTTTGGACAATACGAAGGAACTTGCGATCGTCGATTTGAAACGCTTTGACACAGTCCAATGCGACTTTACTAGATAACCGGGCTTTTTTTTCTTCGAGTAATTTATGACAATTTCGCTAACTCTAAAATCACCCGCTAAAATCAATCTTTTTTTTAGAGTTCTAAAAAAAAGACCTGATAAATTCCACAATATTGCCTCTTTATATCAAGCAATTGACTTGGCAGATACGCTATTATTTGAGCCAAGTGAATCAACGCAACTTTTTTGCAATACTCCTTCTTTAACAACAGGTAATGACAATTTAATTTTAAAAGCTCACGATGCATTTGAAAGAGCTATTGGAAAGAAAATACCCGTCCGTATTCAACTCATTAAACGGATCCCCATTGGCGCCGGATTAGGAGGGGGGAGTAGCAATGCTGCAACGACTCTATGGGCGCTTCATCAGTTATCGGGACAAATATTACCTTTTCATGAACTGATTGCTCTTGCTCAAAGGATTGGCTCTGATGTTCCCTTTTTTTTCTCAAAAGGATGTTCGTATTGTGAGGGAAAAGGAGATCAAATAACAGACTATCCCTATCCTTTTGCTTTTGATCGAATATGGTTAAAAACTTCGAATACGTTCTGTAGCACCCCACATGTTTATAAGGAATGCCTCACTAATGAAATGAGCGTAATGGATCCCAAGCAGATTTATAATGCATTTCTGAATCATGAGTATATATTTATTAATGACCTCGAGCCATCTGCACTCAGATTGTATCCGGAACTTAAGCTTAGTCAATTAGATCTGATTCATCGAGGATTTGAACATGTTTTTATGACGGGAAGTGGGAGCTGTTTTGTTGGAGTTGATATGAGGAATCAATCAGAAGTTGAAAAAATGGGATTGATTGAGGCAAGATTGATAACACGCAAAGAAGATACATGGTGGTAGATATGACGTCTCATAAGAAGAGAATATTTGATGATAAGCTGATTGTCATTACGGGGGCAGCAGGATTTATAGGATCGGGAGTTGTGCGTTATCTCAATGAAAAGGGATACCATAATTTAGTTTTAGTTGATGATTTCAAAATGAGTAGCAAGTGGAAGAATCTTGTTGGAAAGAACTTTTACGAAATGGTTTCTCGATACGACATTTTTGATTGGTTAGAAGGTAAAGAGAGGGATATTGAGGCGTTTATCCATCTCGGGGCTTGTTCCGATACGGTTGAGCAAGATGCCGATTATTTTATGGAGAACAATTACCGTTTTTCCATTCTTCTTGCGAATTATGCGCTACAAAATAACCATCGATTTATTTATGCTTCTTCCGCAGCTACATATGGCGACGGAAAGTTGGGATTTAATGATGCCCACGAGTTAATTCCTCATTTGCGCCCTCTTAATATGTATGGATTTTCTAAACAACTTTTTGACATGTGGCTTTATAATGAGGGGCTATTAGATCA
This Simkaniaceae bacterium DNA region includes the following protein-coding sequences:
- the glyS gene encoding glycine--tRNA ligase subunit beta — translated: MLTFQEMILKLIDFWSKEGCIVHQPHDIETGAGTFNPATFLKVLGPEPYSCVYVEPSKRPQDGRYGDNPNRTQLFHQLQVVIKPSPSDIQQKYLRSLEAVGFDLSKHDVRFVHDDWESPTLGAWGLGWEVWIDGMEITQFTYFQSVAGIALNPVSVEITYGLERLSMLLQKKTNFFDMQYNHMLTYGDVFHRNEVEFSTYNFEQATVDMWQKHFEDFEKEAQHLLQHDLPLPAYDFVIKASHAFNMLEARGAISTTERMRLILRIRHLAKQVAEKYIATRANQGFPLLKYLEKHPLPQEAPFQSPTDFDPQQKDDFLLEIGSEQLPAGYVLPGAEMLENKVKKLLKDYKLNFESTATYATPQRLAVMVKGLRRGLPEETTTRKGPPLQTAFDSTGALTSQGEGFFKALAIDDLTLAGIREGKHPNVSIEILKGIEYLFVTTTSAKRSTIDILHTELPQLIQSMVFDKNMHWGQFDISYARPIKWILALFGTDVIPFRVNDIKSGSRSYGHAQRASNSIDIHHPSDYLVKLQKNFVLADIEERKNYILAQLHEIEKETKTKAVDLNRVMKEVLYLTEWPELTYASFDEKFLIAPKELLVSEMIEHQRYFPLQDKDGHLKNIFVITADNKVNDEVRSNNQKVISARLSDGVFLYQVDLKSKLEDFNEKLKKVTFQQELGSIYDKMLRVKKTALLLSEHLGIGDPALIVRAATLCKADLATELVAEFPELQGIVGHHYALQQGENPEVAKAIEEHWHPNSEQGPLPETTTGSLLALSDKIDNLLGYFSVGLKPSSSSDPYALRRQTLGIIKILIKHKWSLNLQSVFNEAYQFLHPNTSGEAIIKEILAFFKNRAKTIFEDYQLESDLIEASLSKTFNNPYDEFCKLEALHAFKHTQSFTPLLEVYKRAKGQIDKQSQMTLDPLSLKEHSEIELHHILQNLKEAFLTSHEERNYEAYFELLSQLQQPLANLFDQVKILSDNEQEKTNRIALLQEVFGYFAAIMDFSKVKS
- a CDS encoding CDP-alcohol phosphatidyltransferase family protein, which translates into the protein MRLALFLTLFRLIISPIFLVVYLYYKNLGIDFATLPYILLGLLSVCELSDIFDGVAARHANEVTDLGKILDPIADSLVRVSFLLAFTQGVVQLPLLLVLVFVYRDGLISALRIVCALRGHALAARVTGKFKAVVQAVAIFAIVGMMIPYSHGLMKLADFRQVSFYIVLITAFYTMISGIEYVIANRQFIGKAWKKA
- a CDS encoding glycogen synthase produces the protein MKIVHISTEFTPIAKVGGLADVVYGLSKKQHDLGHSVEVVLPKYSFIQHPFDYEKSKTFSFHIWNQKYTLIAHVLYVNDIKLTLLECSHPKKYFQQDSPYSNDDSHEISNFLFFSRAAIEYLNHFNQDCFIHVHDWPTAIIPLIIKKQYHQLNTRITGSLLTIHNLQFQGHCSWHHLNAIGFDPTPDMNMNDPRDNHRYNLLKSGILYADHFTTVSPTYAKEIQTHDHGWWLQDIIKEHSYKLSGILNGIDVDLWNPSTDTALERNYSAQAPIIEVMQAKHHNKRHLQQQVGLPHSNRPLIISITRLASQKAPHLILQAMKKAISFDMQYLLIGGITSEPFTHLFDEVKHHPNIHIEYGFNDELARLSYAGADAIMIPSYFEPCGLTQLIGMRYGTIPIVRRTGGLNDTVIDNETGFIFNDPNEFAIDYIMTRVDACFGKTPEHWQKMMYRGMHIDVSWEKPAREYLELYQKIAH
- a CDS encoding 50S ribosomal protein L25/general stress protein Ctc; protein product: MKLKVFNREHGKRGQLSAVRHEDHIPAVLYIKNGENKVISVDGNEFMAILRSIKKGFLSTTVFDLEIDGKKVKAIVKDIQYHRTTYDVLHLDFQELYDDMKINVNVPLEFIGSAECIGIKLGGFLRPVMRSVKVRCFPKDIPESFMLDISKLGIKQTKRIRDLALKEGVTILADKNNVLAVIAK
- the pth gene encoding aminoacyl-tRNA hydrolase gives rise to the protein MNGTRDKWLLIVGLGNPGSSYDNTRHNIGFQIIDDLANELGFTFKKETQFKAQVARGTRDDKKVILLKPLTYMNLSGQAVSAVISFYKIDIADLVVVTDDVELPLGHLRLRASGGSGGHNGLKSIRERLGSAHYPRLRIGVGRESHCDLADYVLKPFKTDEIEQVRESIQVAIEVLKQWIDEGFSSSLNLLTTKLALKNNRS
- the rpsF gene encoding 30S ribosomal protein S6; the protein is MAIKEKKHLYEGMYIISATLSEDARQKALDRIVSDIAEKNGEVVKIHDMGRKKFAYSINGRREGYYYLIYFEAPTQVIDELWHQYHLNEDLIRFVHVRANAVMETLEFKPLEQV
- the rpsR gene encoding 30S ribosomal protein S18, whose product is MDKNRGRGSDSSFKKKKRCPFTEKGMKHIDYKDIDTLCQFITERGKILPRRITGVSHFHQKLLTKAIKRARYIALLPFVSKD
- the rplI gene encoding 50S ribosomal protein L9, with the translated sequence MQNHLLLLEDIDNLARKGDIVKVKPGFARNYLLPQKKAVVVDKRTLRMQERLREERAKQAVEDKRSSDLLAKQLLDKTFEIKVKVDPDGHMYGSVSANEIVKILEKEGYTITKRNVKMIHGIKTLGTHPITLSLKEGVEAQFALSVISETPIAKKPKALKEVVAEEGNQPEETQKEEAPIK
- the ispE gene encoding 4-(cytidine 5'-diphospho)-2-C-methyl-D-erythritol kinase; translation: MTISLTLKSPAKINLFFRVLKKRPDKFHNIASLYQAIDLADTLLFEPSESTQLFCNTPSLTTGNDNLILKAHDAFERAIGKKIPVRIQLIKRIPIGAGLGGGSSNAATTLWALHQLSGQILPFHELIALAQRIGSDVPFFFSKGCSYCEGKGDQITDYPYPFAFDRIWLKTSNTFCSTPHVYKECLTNEMSVMDPKQIYNAFLNHEYIFINDLEPSALRLYPELKLSQLDLIHRGFEHVFMTGSGSCFVGVDMRNQSEVEKMGLIEARLITRKEDTWW
- the rfaD gene encoding ADP-glyceromanno-heptose 6-epimerase, whose amino-acid sequence is MTSHKKRIFDDKLIVITGAAGFIGSGVVRYLNEKGYHNLVLVDDFKMSSKWKNLVGKNFYEMVSRYDIFDWLEGKERDIEAFIHLGACSDTVEQDADYFMENNYRFSILLANYALQNNHRFIYASSAATYGDGKLGFNDAHELIPHLRPLNMYGFSKQLFDMWLYNEGLLDQVVGLKYFNVFGPNEVHKGRMASMVYHMTNTIQSDGIVKLFESNDRENYKDGEQERDFIYVKDAVKVTCDFLENDMMGIYNVGSGHPSSWNQLATYVFEALDKQPSIQYVSMPGDLSKQYQNHTCADLSKYESTLQSKGLPKMHYHTLKDAVTDYIRNYLIADQRW